AAATCCCTCAGGGCGAGTTCGTCACTGTTATCGGCTCCAACGGCGCGGGTAAGTCAACATTGCTCAACGCAGTCGCTGGCGACATTCCAGCCAGTGGCGGCAAAATTCTGTTCGGCGACAAAGACGTTACGAAAACCCCTGCAACTGGCCGTACTAAAGACGTTGCCCGGGTATTCCAGGACCCTCTTGCAGGCACCTGCGCCAGCATGACCGTTGAAGAGAATATGGCACTGGCTTATGGCCGGGGCTCACGTGGTAAGTTGTCATTCGCGCTCAACGATAAGCTCCGGGTTATCTTCCGTGAACAACTGAGCCGTCTTAATCTGGGGCTGGAAAACCGTCTCGATTCAGAAATGGGGCTGCTGTCTGGTGGTCAACGCCAATCTGTCAGCCTGCTGATGTCTGCCCTGCAACCGAGCAGCATCCTGCTATTGGATGAGCACACCGCCGCACTGGATCCGAAAACGGCTGCACTGATTATGGATATCAGCGCCCAGATCATTGCTGAGAAACAACTCACAGTGATGATGGTGACGCACTCAATGCGTCAGGCACTGGATTTCGGCAGCCGCACACTGATGCTACATGAAGGCAAGATTGTGTTCGACCTTGCAGGTGAAGACCGCAGTAACTATGAAGTCAGCGACCTGCTCGACCTGTTCGCTAAAGCCCGGGGCGGTGATGAAGCACTGGACGATGACAAATTGTTACTAGGTAGCTAGTTTTAGCGCCTTATTAAAACTCCAGTACTAAACGCCTGAATTAGCTTTCTTAAGCAGCTTCAAAACGCCCCGATTTATCGGGGCGTTTTCTTATCCATCATCACTTGGTATAAAGAATTCAGTTAGCCTGGTACAAACACACGGAACTCAGCAATATGGCAACAATATTTGAACATACCCAGACTAACATTCTGGTGATTCCCCAAGCGCTGTTTGCCATGCAAGACGTAACAATAATCAACCAGGATCAACACTCTGTAATCTTCTATAAAGCCCTACAGAATGATTTAACAAACATCGAGTTTTACACCAACAGCCCCTGTTTCATTTACATAGACAGTGGCCGTGAAGTCATCACTAACAGCGCAAATGAATCCATTGAACTTCTACCAGGCGATTCCGTATTCATTCCTCAGGGCTTAAATCTTCATTCTGATTTCGTTAAACAAACCGAATCACTCAGTGCTTATCTGGTATTTTTCAGTGATCAGACCATCACCGACTTTCTGGCTCGTATAAAACAATTGCCTGACGCTGATACTGCCCCTGCAGAACCCCATCTTTTACCAAAAAATCCTGATCTGAGGTCGTTCTTCACCTCTGTTAGCCGTGATATACAAGACCCGGGCTACCTGGCAACTAAACTGCATGAATTGTTGTTTCTGATTGCCAACGAAAGTGCCAAACAAAAACTGTATAAATGCCTGTTAAATATTAAAACGAAATTACCAAAACGAAACCTGGCACGCCTTCTAGAACAACATGACATTATTCAGCTTAGCGTGACTGATTTGGCCAATATATCTGGCAGAAGTATTTCGAGCTTCAACCGCGACTTTAAAAACATCTACGAGATGTCCCCTAAACAGTGGCTACAGGAAAAACGCCTCTGTCATGCAAAGACCCTACTGGAAGAACAAAACATCTCAGTGACGGAAACAGCTATGGCTGTCGGCTACGAAAACGTATCAAACTTCATCAGGGCCTTTAAAATAAAATACGGCGTGACGCCTAAACAAATAAAGCTCAGCAAATGACTAATATTTGATACTTTTGGCTGCTCTTAAGCAGTTACCCAACATTCCTTTGTTTATGGTTCATTAAAATCAAATATCAAAGGAAAACAACATGAATGTTCGCGTTACGCTCAACTGCAAGCTAAAGCCACACACACTTCAGGACCTACAGCCATTTCTGAAAGAAAACCTGCCAAACGTCAGAAATTTTGCAGGTAATATCCAGGTGAATGTTCTGCTGAATAAAGAACACAACGAAATGTTACTGGATGAAGAATGGCAGTCAGTAGAAAGCCATCAGGCTTATCTGCAATTCATCCAAAACAACGGCGTAATGGAACAACTAAGCCACTTTTTGGATGCACCGCCAGAGATAAAATATTTCCACCTGTCAGAACTGTAAATTAATAACGCTAACGGCAGGTAGCAGCAAGCAATAGCCAGCAAAACCTTAAACGCCCCGAACCTTCGGGGCGTTTTGTTTCTCTCACTTCGCATTGGTTGCGGCTGTTTTATCTGTTCAGGTGATAATGATAAAACACTGAATCGCCATCCGACGGCTGACGGATAAACTTCAGTTTTGTAAGTAGCCCGGATGACGCAACATTGGCTTTATCAACACCGGCAATCAACACCTGCCAGTCAGTCATGCTTTCTGCATAGTGAATTAAACCGGCCAGCACCTCACTGGCAAGTCCTTTACCCCAGTAACGCTCTGCTAATAAATAGCCTATATGCGCATCTTTGTTGTCCCCGGCATATACAAATACAAAACCAATAATCGTATCAACCTCAGTAAGCCTGAGCATAAACAGGCGGCTTTCTGCCAACATCCGGTCAAGCCATTCATTAGCCGCTGCAACTGTATTTATGCCATGAAAGTAACCCGGCAGATTTTCCACTACTGCAGGTGAAAGCACCTCTACAGCCTGATTAAGTAGATCAGCCTTATCCGCCTGTGCCGAATTCTGTAACAGTTCGTATACCTTTAATCTGGCTGTTTCGTAAATAATCTTCATGATCTGATCTCTCTGAAGCGTCGGCTAAACAATAAAGCCTCTATCCTACTCATAATTTTGGCTGCTATTTGTTATAGCCCCAGTTATATTCCCAGTTATAACCTCAGTGAAAGCAGCCCAAAAGCAACTCACCGAGTAAGCCATTCTACTCAAGACTTACCGTCCCGGCAGACAAGGATAACGTCAATATGAATTTTGAAACCTGGATAGCTTACGCAGTTGCCTGCACCCTGCTTTCTATTATTCCCGGCCCAAGTGTTTTACTGACAACAGGTATAGCACTTACCAGAAGCTTAGGCGCTGCCTATGTTTGTATTGCAGGCGCAACCTTGGGCAGCACTATTTTAATACTCTTATCCCTACTTGGCGTCGGCGCAATTTTGCAAACCTCTGCACTGCTGTTTCTGATTGTTAAATGGCTGGGCGTTATCTATCTGGCCTATCTCGGCATTTGTCAGATCATACAGGCCAGACAAATATCTTCGGCAGCTGATAACCCTTCTCAAACTTCTCAATACAGCAGCTTTAGTTCTGGTTTCTTAACTGCACTGTTAAATCCTAAATCCATCGTATTCTACATGGCATTTCTCAGTCAGTTCTTCGACCCTAGTGCAAACCACTTGCTTCAATACGTCATTCTGATAATAACGGCTCTGGTCTCCGCCGCTATAGTTCTGGCCTGTTATGCAATGGCTGCAGCCAAAGCAAAAACCTCTTTTACGAACAGTCAGATGCAGAAAAAAGTAAACTATATTAGTGGCGGGCTTTATCTCAGTGGAAGCGCACTGATGGCAACATCCAAGTAAAATACAACGATTCTAATTTTCCTCTTTCAACAGATCAGGCAACAAACAGCTATGGAATCACCTTACCCCAAAGCACCGAAGCGGCTCCGTGACCTAAACGGTTTCGGCCCAAGAAGCGAGGAAATTCTCGCCGAAGTAGATATCCATTCAGTCGAAGAATTTATGGCAACAGACCCTTATGAACTCTATGCCAAAATCAAACCGATGAAAGGCATGGGCATGAACTCTATTTACGCCATCATCGGCGCACGGGAAAACCTTCACTGGCTGGATGTAGCTAAAACACGTAAAACTGAAATACTGATGCAGTTAGATGACTTAGGGCTGGCACCCAAATAGCCAGCGATGATGCAACACCTGACTGAAACCGCTCTACAGCGCCACAGACTTAGCCAACGACAAATTGAGGTATAGCCTTTGACAGGCTTTGAAATAGCTTTACTGATACTCATAACTTTTATCGGAGGCACTATTGTCTGGAGCACACTATGGGTTGGAATATCCCCCATGCCCAGCTCCAAAAAAGCCCGTAAGGCTATCCTTCAGCTGAGTGAGGAGACCGGAACCGGACCAATTTTCGAGCTAGGCAGCGGCTGGGGAAATTTACTTATCCCACTGGCAAGAAAATACCCTCAGCGGAAAATAATCGGCTATGAATTATCGGTTATGCCATGGCTGACAACCGTCATACTTAAAACCCTGTTTGGTCTCAACAACATTCAGCTACATCGAAAGAACTTCTTACAGGCAGACCTTAGCGACGCCTCTGTCATCATCTGTTATTTGTTTCCCGGCGGGATGCAGACAATTGAGAATAAGCTGAAGACTAAACATGAAAACCTGAATTATCTGATCAGTAATAACTTCTCGTTACCGTCACATACACCAGCCAGAACAATTCAGTTAAATGACTTGTACAAATCACCTGTGTATTTATACGAATTAAAAGATTAGCCAATGGGCTAACTGCTAGCCGACATTAAGAAGAACTATTCCGAATACTTGAGCAATTTAGCTAAAGGCATATGCGAGCTTTCTGGATGAAGGAATTCTTATGCCCGCTGAATGCCAAAAGCGGACCTTGAGGAATGCTAGCCAGAGGGCCGCTTACGACACAATGCAGACACTAGTCATAAGGCTTTGTTTTGGCATTTTCAGTAATGAAGTATATTCTGCTTCATGTGTAATCATTTGCTTGCGAAGTAGTCCCACCTAAAAGATTTCAATATTTTTACTCTGAGCCTAAATATCCATATAAATATAAAAACTTACAATATCGTAACTGATACTAAGTCATGTTTGAAATTTCATTAAATCGGCTGATATATTGTGCTCTACTTTTTTCGGTAATATCTACACCAGAAGGCATCTTATTGCCATAAAACTCCTGCATTTCCACACCTTCGTTAAAAACAGATTCGAGCATTTCTTTAAATGTTTGGCTGTCAGTTTCTTTATAGGTAGTAAGGCTAAAAAATATATCCAGCTGTTTGCGCTCTATACCTCGAACACTCGCTTCCTGTACTAAATTATTTTGGTCAATATGAATACCATTCTTGTTTTCATTGGCAACTATAACCCCATCAATAGTAAAAACCGTTTTTTGCGGTGAAGCATTGTAATTTACTAAGCCTTGTTCCATCTGTTGCAATGCTGTCGCACGGATAGATTGGGTTTGGTACATTCGTTTTGTCTGCTGGTTTACAAAGTCTCCCCATGAAGAGTCGTTAAGCAACGCGTGAGCCTGTGCATAATTAGGCCCGTCGCCGTCTTCGAATGTTTGAACTGACACGCGGCCACCAAACCGAGCCTTTAAACTATCGAGAAAGACATCATATTCTCCATGCGATTCCTGCAGTATTAAACTTGCTTCTGCTATCTGCTCATGCTCTGGATTGGGCCGAAAGGGTGTTGCTATTTCTCCACGGGTGGTTTGTAGTGCCACAAATACGCCATCAATTTTAACGACAGCTTTAGTAGTGCGTTCATTTCCCTGATCGATCATGCTTGCTTGATACAGGTTGATGTTTTCCGTGCTCTCGTGACCATCTAGTGTATGACGCGCTCTTTTAGCGTCCAGCATTGACAGGGATTCAGTGCCAATGGTCACGGTTTTAACGAACTCGTCCCACGGATTTCTCTGCACAAAACGAACAGACTCTACTGCGTTATCGAACGTTGTGCCTTTATAAGGGGTTGCTTCTAGTCCCCCCCCTTCTTGCAATGACTTTAATAGAGAATCGATGCTACTTTTTTCCTCATAAGAATCATGTGGAGGTTGCTTAACTTGATTTGATAGCCGATAAGCTGGGGTTGTCGAACGAATGTCCATATTATTTCTCCAAAACTCTTCTTGCAGCACCACGTAACCCATCTCTGTTCTTAAAAAAGTTGGGAACCCATTGTCACTGCTTGCTATGCGAGAGTGTCAATCGTCGGTTGAAGTTTGTAAGTATATTTTTGTTCAAACATGTTTGTTTCAATCGAACCTTTTCTAAAGAGGAAGGCGTTAATTCTGGCTGTGACAGTTCAGAACGGACCAAACACCGAAAGGTACTCATTAATTTTATTAGAGGATAGATTCCCTAGGTTCAGTTTTATCGGCGATTTTTAGCGCCATTTCCAGTTGATTAATAGGTGTCTTGTCTTCACTGCCCAGGGGCTGTCCTGCTGTGGCGTTTAAGTATTGATTTTGTTCTGCACCGACGGTCTTGATGTCACTCGCCAGCGAGGAAAGTTTTGAGCCATCAAAATTATGAATAATCGATTTGGCCGTTTGTAGAGTCGTGATTAAGCTATTCTCGGGGTCAGTTTCCTTCACGCCATTACTAAAGCGGTCTATGAAAGTAGATAGTTCTCCAGGAGTACTGTTGGGACTTTCACCAGGTGAAGCTACAGATGGACTTAGTTTGCTCGCCACATCGGTGCTGAGAAAATCATCTTCGGTGAGTCGCGCTATAAATTCTGGCGTGATAGATACACTTTGTGGTCTCGCAGAAAAAAACTCTTCGTTTAGCTTCTGAATTTTCTGCGCCCTGGTAGAAAGTTCAACACCGCGAGGATTGCTATGTAATGCCTCTGTGATACCGTTTTGATCTGTTGAATCGCTGGCCGCCTTAACTGTAACGCCTTGGCTATTATCTTGTTTTATAGGAGCATCGTTGCGTGTCGAGCTGATAGTAGGCATTACACATGTCCATAAACGAATAATCTGATTGGTAGACACACAAAATATTTGTGCCAACTCTGAAAGATGAAACAGAATCCCCTTATGCATCGAAACTATAGGCGCCAAGTAACAAAGCGCCAAGCAGCTGCCTGCGGTACGGCAAGTCAGTGCCTGTAATCTGCGCTCCAGCACCAAGACTCCCGATGACTCCTTTGTCGTGGATTAAGTTACTCAGCCTCATATGACCTAGCCGTAGAAATCCTCGTGTTGGTACATCGAGATGCCCTCTAACAGCGGCAACATTAGTTAGCTGCGTTGCGGAGAGACTAAGGTAAGCGATGAGTAAAAAAGGATACAGGTTCAGATTTATCTATATTTATAATGTCAAAAAGATAAGAAGGGAATTTGTCCTCATCTGATTTTATCAATCTGTACTTATGGTCTAGCTCCTCTATCATCAAACTACTGCGCGAGCTTAACGAATAGATTCGATCGAAGTGCCGATCTGTTGTCTCTGGTATGCCCTAAATAAGGGCTCTCAGACCAGGTAAGAGTTTTTCAAAACCAACAGCCCTAGCCGCGTTTGTAGTGGTCATGTAAAACTGGCCAATGGGGGGCGCTAAGTTCGCGTAGCAGAAGCCTGCGGTTGACGCGAAGGTTGACTGCTCTGTACCAAAAGCAAACATAAATAGCGGCTTTTCTTCGGGGCAGGCAGCAGCCTAACTATGAATATTCGTACAGTATATTTGGTGACTTTCAAAATGACGGCTCGTTTTGACAGACAGGTAGGCTCGAAAACCTGTTGGAAATATATACGAAATATTGCATTATCAATAAGTTAGCAGATTAGTTGCTTGGGATACTGTGCCAAGCCTCCCAGAAATATACGCTGGCTCGTTTTCATGGAAGATAATGAAAGACGCTTTCTGATTTTTCCTTACTCTTCATATGTTTATATATCTATAATAGAGATATCTAAAATGGCAAACCAAGCCAGCTCAGAATTAAAATGTTAGAAACATAAGGATATATAGTGAACTGTTTAGTTGTAGTAGCACACCCTTTAGAAAATAGTCTCTGCAAATACTTGACGGAAAAAACAATTACCCATCTAAAGAAAAAAGGTTATCAAGTAACTGTAAAAGATCTTTACAACGAAGGTTTCAATCCAGTATTGAGTAAAGCAGAAAGAGAAAGTTACTACCAAAATATGTTTGATGATCATCAAGTGAATAGTGATATTAAGCAACTAAAGCAAGTCGAATGCTTGGTTTTAATATTTCCAACTTGGTGGTTTAGTTTTCCTGCCATTTTAAAAGGTTGGTTTGACAGAGTTTGGGCACCAGGACACGCATACGAGCATGCTTCAGACTATGGTCCAATCAAGCAGTGTTTAAACAACTTAAAAGAAATGAAAGTTATAACCACTCTTGGTTCACCTTGGTGGGTTGATGCTTTTGTTTTGAGGAAGCCAGTGAAAAAAATTCTTAAACTTGCACTTTTAGGAGCTTGCGCAACTAATTGCAAATTTAAGATGTTGTCTTTATATAATAGTGAAAAACTTAGCAAAGAAAAAATTAACAAATTTGTTGATAGAATAGAATCGAATTTCTAACAAGTTGCTGCATCGGAAAAAATACTCGCTTGTGCTCGCATTTTTCCGCTGAGCAAGGCGTTATGTTTCAGGCGATATATGTTCATAGGTACTGAGTTTCAAAAATGGTGTGCTCTTTTTGTACTCGCATTGGTTGGGGGCGCAGTAGCGAATAGCTTTCCTCACCCAAGTGACCCCATTCGTCCGTATTTATTAGTATTGCTATCACTTATGTTTGCGAAGCATTGGCTAGAGTATTTATTGTTCCTGCCAATAACCGGGCTTAAGGGACTATATATACCAACCCAAGAGCGTGAGAAAAGACGCAACTTTTTCATTTTCACACTAGTCGCTTATGTGGCTCTAATGGTTTGGCTGGTTATATATGTATATCCAGCGTAAAAACATAACAAGCAAAGGCAGCATAGCCCTGCGGGCTGGACGCGCTAATGCGCGCTGCTGCTTTGGGCGTTAAATATCTATGAAGAGAATCTCAGTGCTCCAAAAAGAACTCGACTCCATAAGGAAAAGACTAGTCGACGGGCCTCGATCAAATGGCCTTTTTCTTATGCCAGATTGTCCGACTCATAGCGGAGCGCCACATGTTGAGATCATCGGTGATGAATATCACTTTGTAGTTACTGAAAGAGGTTCAGAATTTGAGCGCCGAAAGACAAAGGAATCTGATGAGTTACTTTATTGGTTTGTGTCCGGAGGTGTTTCACAGCTCGCCCGAGATTGGGAACTAGAACATAGAGTAGAGGGGAACGATTCTAGACGGTTATGGTTCGCAAAAGAAGTTGAGATGTTACGTACACTCAATATTGAATGGGCCAAAAGAAAGGTACTGCATCAAAAAAGTGTTCTAAAAGAGCATCCGTTCAATGACAATATTTAACAAGGCAATTAAAAATCGCCCACAAAAATCATGGGATGGACTCGCTTACGCTCGCCTTTTATTGCGACGTTAGCACACACGATTTTATGGATAGCGGAGTAAAAGCATAGGCCAGAGAATACGCTATACGTTTTCGGCCGATCTGTACTCCCATAAACAAATATAGCCTAAACCATATACAGCTTTAGGTTTTTTGAATTAAGGACTTGGAATCATAAGCACACACTAACAAAGATTGGAAAGACGACGTCTGAAATCAGAACTTATTTCTAATGATTCAGACTTATTCGCAACCTTCCTCGTCGATTAACCTTTGTGCACCATCCCCGTTTTCATGCAGGATATCATCAGGATTAAGTAAGTGGCATTTCTTCATACTCAAACATCCGCAACCAATACAACCTGTTAAATTATCCCTTAAAGATTGTATTTGTCTCATTTTACTATCGAGATCTTTTTGCCATTTCCTGGCGACTCGCTCCCAATCTCTCTTAGTAGGAGTTTTGTCCATTGGCAGGCTTGCTAGCTCAAACGTAATTTCTTCAAGAGTAAAGCCGACAGACTGGGCAACCTGAATTAATGCAATCCTTCTCAACATAGAAGCATTGTATCTGCGTTGATTACCATTCGTTCGCCTGGAATGAATCAAACCTTTAGTTTCGTAAAACCGCAGTGCAGACGTTGCGACACCACTTCGTTCAGATAGCTGACCAACAGTAAAATTATTGTTATTTATCATGGCTTTAAATTAAATATCGAGCGTAAATTAATATATAAAACTAAGGTGTTGACTTAAAGTTAACTTTAACAATTATACTGCGCACCTGATTACAAGACAACGCGAAGCAGGTTCATGAAATATCTAAATTTAACAAACAGTCCTACGTTCAAATTTAAAGCGCTACAAAATTGCATTTTAAAAATAGGCGTCGTAGCAGCAATAACGACAACTACGTTTAACGCGATCGCTCAGGAGAGCCCAATGACTTCAACAGTAGAAACAACTATCTTGAATCCAGAGGGTTTATATAACCCAGAGCCTTATGGTTTTAGCCATGTGGTTATTTCCAAAGGAGGAAACAGCATTGTTCACCTTGCTGGCCAGGGAGGTGAAGACAAAGAAGGTAAGCTATCTCCGGAGTTTGCTAAGCAGGTCGAACAAGCCTATAAAAATTTGAGCATAGCGCTTGAAGCTGCCAAAGCGAAGCCAAACCAAGTAGCAAAATTAACTACCTATGTTGTAAATTACGATCAGTCGATGCTTGATGTAATGACATTACATGTGCGTACAACCTTTGGTAAGACACTTCCGGCGCAGTCTCTGGTTCCTGTCCCAAGATTAGCGATAGATGGCATGCTATTCGAAGTCGATGCTGTGGCTATTATTGATTAAATAGCCAGATGTAAAGGGATGTTAAGGGGCCTTATATCCCCTTAACAAATTTTGAAAACTGCTTACAACGTACTACTGTATCTGCCGTTAAAAGAGTTCAGTAATTAAATCCGCAAACCGCCATCCATTTCTATAATCCGGCCAGTAAAGAAATCGTTCTCAATTATGTACTGCAGTGTATGGGCCATTTCTTCTACTTCACCCAAACGGCGTAATGGAACTGCCTGAACCATACGCTCGACGGCTTCCGGCTTCATTTGTGCAGTCATATCTGTGGCGATGACACCCGGTGCAATACCGCCCACCCGAATACCATGACGGGCCAGTTCGCCCGACCAGGTAACAACCATAGTCGCGACAGATGCTTTAGTGGCTGAGTAATTGGTTTGCCCCATGTTACCGGCGCGGGAGACAGAGGATATATTCACAATCACCCCGCCTTCGCCCTGCACAGCCATAATTGCTGCTGCTTCACGGGTACACAGAAAAGTACCGGTCACGTTTACATCAAATACTGAACGGAACTGATCCAGCCCCATTTTGGCCTGCAGCTCACCATCTTTTACTTTTATGAGCATGCCATCACGCATCAGGCCGGCGTTATTCACTAACCCGTGCACGCCGCCGCAGGTTTCTTTGATCTGTTCGAAAGTTGCTTCAACGGCTGCCTCATTGGTGATGTCGCACACAAAAGCATGCGCACTGCCGCCTAAACTGCGGCATTCTGATACCGCACTGTCTAATACACCCGCATCCAGATCGATCAGCGCCAGTATGCCCCCTTGCTCTGCAAGATGACGCGCCATTGCTAACCCCAGGCCACGGCCACCGCCGGTAATTACAAACACTTTGTCTTTTATCTGCATGACATTTGTCTCTTATATATTTCTGTTACGTCTCTTAGCTTCGTTCTGACTGCTTATCTATTCCACAATGCCCTGAATCAAATCATGCCGGTACGCTGCATGATGTCGGTTATTTCACCAAGGATGCTTTCATCATCGATAGTTGAAGGCATTTTATAGTCCTGGTTGGCAGCAATTTTACGCAAAATAGCCCGCAGGATTTTACCCGATCGGGTTTTAGGCAAGCGCTGTACAACAACCGCCTTACGGAAGCAGGCAAGCGCGCCAACCTGATCTCTGACCATTTGCACTAACTCGGCCTCCAGTACTTCAGGGTCTATATCCACATCTGCTTTGAGTACCACTAACCCCACTGGCAACTGACCTTTCAGGGTGTCCTGCATGCCGATGACGGCACACTCAGCGACAGCATGGTGAGCGGATACCACTTCTTCCATTTCACCGGTGGATAAGCGATGCCCGGATACATTGATCACATCATCGGTCCGGCCAGTAATGTAGACATAGCCTTCGTCATCTTTAAAACCGCCATCACCGGTGTGGTAGAAACCCGGAAAAGCAGTCAGATAGGAATCGGTGAAGCGCTGCGGCTGGTTCCAGATATCCCAGGCAACGCCTGGTGGCATCGGTAAGCTAACAACGATATTGCCGGTTTTATTAGCTTCAACCGGTTGACCTGCCCCGTCGACCACCTGAATGTCATAGCCAGGAATAGGTTTGTTGGTCGAACCTAAACGAGATGCTGAAGGATTATTCCAGCCCATCATAGGTGAGGTCATTGGCCAGCCGGTTTCGGTCTGCCACCAGTGATCAATCACCGGTACGCCAAGTAAATCATCCAGCCAGTGATAGGTAGATGAATCCAGCTTTTCGCCAGCCACAAATAAACGTTTCAGGCTACTCAGATCATATTCTTTGCTTAACAGGCCTTCGGAATCTTCCTTACGAACGGCACGGAATGCGGTTGGGGCGCAGAACATGGCATTGACACCGTATTCACTGATCACCCGCCAAAACGCGCCAGCATCCGGCGTACGAATAGGTTTACCTTCATAGAAAATTGCGCTGCAGCCGCCCATTAGCGGGCCATAAACAATGAACGAGTGGCCAACTACCCAGCCAATATCCGATGCGCCCCACCAGACATCTCCGGACTGCATACCATAGACATTATGCAACGCATAATTCAGCGCAACCGCATGACCACCATTATCCCGAACGATACCTTTTGGTGCGCCAGTAGTACCCGAGGTATAGAGAATATACAGAGGATCTTTACCCTGAACCGGTACGCAGTCCGCCGGTTCTGCGCCTTGCTGACATGCATACCAGTCAAGATCCCGTTGATCATCCATGTCAGCCTGTAACATCGGCCGCTGGCAAACCAGTGTATGCAAAGGTTTATGCTGTGCCAGCGCAACCGCTTTATCCACCAAGGGTTTATAAGCAATCAGCTTATCGAATTCGATGCCGCAGGAAGCCGTAAGGATCAGCTTTGGTTTGGCATCATCAATACGTATTGCCAGTTCATTCGGTGCGAA
The DNA window shown above is from Aliamphritea ceti and carries:
- a CDS encoding propionyl-CoA synthetase translates to MANQQADYALQYQAAQQNPEAYWAEQAGNINWFKPPQTTLEALPNGSHRWYPDGELNSCYLALDQHLETRGDQVALYYDSPASDVKQAISFRELHQQVALFAGTLKGLGVEKGDTVVIYMPMIPEAAVAMLACARLGAVHSVVFGGFAPNELAIRIDDAKPKLILTASCGIEFDKLIAYKPLVDKAVALAQHKPLHTLVCQRPMLQADMDDQRDLDWYACQQGAEPADCVPVQGKDPLYILYTSGTTGAPKGIVRDNGGHAVALNYALHNVYGMQSGDVWWGASDIGWVVGHSFIVYGPLMGGCSAIFYEGKPIRTPDAGAFWRVISEYGVNAMFCAPTAFRAVRKEDSEGLLSKEYDLSSLKRLFVAGEKLDSSTYHWLDDLLGVPVIDHWWQTETGWPMTSPMMGWNNPSASRLGSTNKPIPGYDIQVVDGAGQPVEANKTGNIVVSLPMPPGVAWDIWNQPQRFTDSYLTAFPGFYHTGDGGFKDDEGYVYITGRTDDVINVSGHRLSTGEMEEVVSAHHAVAECAVIGMQDTLKGQLPVGLVVLKADVDIDPEVLEAELVQMVRDQVGALACFRKAVVVQRLPKTRSGKILRAILRKIAANQDYKMPSTIDDESILGEITDIMQRTGMI